A region from the Brassica napus cultivar Da-Ae chromosome C8, Da-Ae, whole genome shotgun sequence genome encodes:
- the LOC125591972 gene encoding uncharacterized protein LOC125591972: protein MAFHETDDRSYIIQPLGNIGHTRSQSRCVWLQSMTNHIRVDCGMTGGADAPTVMYEENAACIDQLKDGYIKGDRTKHILPKFFFTHDLQKAGEVQAVQVCSSDNSADLFTKSLPTCTFRKLTHQIGMRRLKYL from the coding sequence atggcgttccatgaaacagaCGATCGCAGCTACATCATCCAACCACTCGGAAATATTGGCCATACACGAAGCCAGTCGCGATGTGTGTGGTTACAGTCCATGACCAACCACATACGAGTTGATTGTGGGATGACCGGGGGCGCAGACGCTCCGACCGTGATGTATGAGGAAAATGCTGCGTGCATTGATCAGCTCAAAGACGGCTACATCAAAGGAGAcaggacgaagcacatattgcctaagttcttcttcacacacGATCTACAGAAAGCTGGTGAGGTCCAAGCGGTCCAAGTATGTTCCAGcgacaactcagccgacctgTTCACCAAATCACTTCCGACTTGCACATTCAGaaagctcacgcatcagattgggatgcgtcgACTTAAATACCTTtag